Genomic segment of Betaproteobacteria bacterium:
GATTGCAGTCGCCGTCGACGTTTCCGACGAAGCCGATTGCCGCAACCTTACCCAGGCGGCAATCGACGCCTACGGCCGGGTCGACATTCTCGTCAACGACGCGGCGCTCACCTATTACGTCCCGATCGTCGACTTCGACGTAAAACGCTGGGCGAAGGCTTTCGCCGTCAACGTGCACGGTCCGTTCATGCTGTCCAAACTGGTCCTGCCCGGCATGATCGAGCGAAGGCGCGGGGCCATCGTCAACATCTCGTCCGGATCGGCGATCGGCCCGGGACGCGGTCCGTATCGCGAGGCCGGTCGCGGCGGCACGATGTACGGCGCCACCAAGGCCGCGCTGGAGCGCTTCAGCCAGGGCCTCGCTCAGGAGGTTGCCGCCTACAACATCGCGGTCAGTGCCGTCGCGCCGTCCCACGTCGTGCCCACGCCGGGGACGGTCTATCACAAGCTCGTCAGCGGGACATCCGACCCGAGGAGCGAGCCGCCGATCCTGATGGCGCGCGCGGCGTTGTTGCTCGCAAGCGAGCCGGCGGCGAAGGTGAATGGGCGCATCACCTATAGCCAGCAGATCCTGGGCGAGTACGGCTTGATCGAAAATCCCGCCGGGCGTGGCGTTACCACCAAGGGCTCGGGCTACTCGCAGATCTGATCCGGCCGGCCGCCAGTCAAGCCCCCATCGCTACGGTGTATGCTTTGAGCGAATCGCAGCGCCGCGTGGCGATCGTGGACAGCCGCACCTATGGCGACATCGTGACCAGGAACGCCGAGCGGGTGGAGCCGCTGGCCGATACGGGCGTCCTTGCAGCCCAACTCGACTCGAACCAGCGCGCGCAAGTGATGAAACTCATCGAAGTCTATACGCGCACCTTTCAGGAGGGTTTGGCCAAGGCGCGGCTTGCGCGCGTGCGCGACGGCGGCATCGAGAAGATTCGTTTCGCATGGGCCGGTTCCACCGAACGCGGCCAGCCGCACTATTGCCGCATTCAGGGCCCGCTTTTCCTGATCGAGTACGACGCTTCCCAGGACGGCGGCAATCACATCCACACGGTCTGGCGCGATTTCGCTGGCGATTTCGGTCGTGACCTGTTGCGAGCGCACTACCAGGCTGCCGCGGGGACCTCGCACCGTCATTGAGCCCTGGGGGGAGCCCCGACGCTAAAGGTTTCGCCGGCCGAGCCGAAATGGCCGTTGTCGCGCGGGCCGGGCTCCGGCTCGCGCATCAACCACTGCACGGACGCGAGCGCCCATGGATATATCCGAACAGATTTGCGTCAGCGAAGTGACGACCAACGTAACATCCGCTGCGGCCGCGGAGCTCATCAAGGAAATTGGGATTCCGCCCTGCCCCGCGGTGCTCGCCGAGTTCATGGCTGAAAGCAACCGCGACGAGCCCGACTTCCGCCGTCTCAGCCACTTGATCAACAAGGACGTGGCGCTGGCGGCTTCGGTGCTGAAGACGATCAATTCGCCGTTCTACGGTCTGACCAAGAAAGCGCGCA
This window contains:
- a CDS encoding DUF3500 domain-containing protein, with product MIRPAASQAPIATVYALSESQRRVAIVDSRTYGDIVTRNAERVEPLADTGVLAAQLDSNQRAQVMKLIEVYTRTFQEGLAKARLARVRDGGIEKIRFAWAGSTERGQPHYCRIQGPLFLIEYDASQDGGNHIHTVWRDFAGDFGRDLLRAHYQAAAGTSHRH
- a CDS encoding SDR family NAD(P)-dependent oxidoreductase, encoding AKVVCAARTLNEGDHRLLEGSLSGTVAQIHGAGGDAIAVAVDVSDEADCRNLTQAAIDAYGRVDILVNDAALTYYVPIVDFDVKRWAKAFAVNVHGPFMLSKLVLPGMIERRRGAIVNISSGSAIGPGRGPYREAGRGGTMYGATKAALERFSQGLAQEVAAYNIAVSAVAPSHVVPTPGTVYHKLVSGTSDPRSEPPILMARAALLLASEPAAKVNGRITYSQQILGEYGLIENPAGRGVTTKGSGYSQI